From a region of the Salinispira pacifica genome:
- a CDS encoding chemotaxis protein CheX, with protein MISHDTVKDAMLRAIEETFLNMAFLDVMPSQSREISPKVSQLIYIDITRPVRGMLLLYLPLELKQKIAETIHSGSWEDLTPRQIDDCLLEVLNVLAGNFLLELLGQNTKYNISFPQIVFDEEEFEHTEDFHDFFFDAEGNIFQASVRLEE; from the coding sequence ATGATTTCTCATGACACGGTGAAAGACGCCATGCTTCGGGCAATAGAAGAAACTTTTCTCAATATGGCCTTTCTGGATGTGATGCCCTCACAGAGCAGGGAAATATCCCCGAAGGTGAGTCAATTAATCTACATCGATATTACCAGACCGGTGAGGGGAATGCTTCTTCTGTATCTCCCTCTTGAACTGAAGCAGAAAATTGCAGAGACCATTCACAGCGGCTCCTGGGAGGATTTGACCCCCCGGCAGATTGATGACTGCCTGCTTGAGGTGTTGAACGTACTGGCGGGGAATTTTCTTCTGGAGCTTCTGGGGCAAAACACGAAGTATAACATCTCATTTCCTCAGATTGTATTTGATGAGGAAGAATTCGAGCATACCGAAGATTTTCACGATTTCTTTTTCGATGCCGAAGGAAACATATTTCAGGCCTCCGTCCGTCTGGAAGAATAG
- a CDS encoding response regulator, translating to MNLSRIMVVDDSNTSRMIIKRCFQMAGESDIEFVEAEDGLDALTLLETEKVDLVVSDIKMPKMDGTTFIKKIRSHDSIKDLPVLVISSLGNEALEEELSAFKIEGILKKPLSPQKVSEFLEKMK from the coding sequence ATGAATTTATCCCGGATAATGGTTGTTGATGACTCGAATACATCGAGGATGATTATTAAGCGCTGTTTTCAGATGGCCGGAGAGTCGGATATTGAGTTTGTTGAGGCGGAGGACGGCCTGGACGCCCTGACCCTCCTTGAAACGGAAAAGGTGGATCTGGTGGTTTCGGATATTAAGATGCCCAAAATGGACGGTACCACCTTCATTAAAAAGATCCGAAGCCATGACAGCATTAAGGATCTTCCGGTCCTGGTTATTTCATCCCTGGGAAACGAGGCGTTGGAAGAAGAGCTCTCAGCCTTCAAAATCGAAGGAATTCTCAAGAAACCCCTATCACCCCAGAAGGTGTCCGAGTTTCTGGAGAAGATGAAATGA
- a CDS encoding chemotaxis protein CheD produces the protein MKVSASPQDIIKTYALGSCVAVLAYDPDARVGGMVHIALPESKVNPEKARKTPGYFADTGLPRLVDEMRKKGAHPKNIRIKLAGGASIMDEKKTFDIGRRNVVATKRFLWMNGLGVIKEDTGGKISRTVALHIQDGEVVLSNAKNQWNL, from the coding sequence ATGAAGGTGTCAGCCTCGCCCCAGGATATTATCAAAACCTATGCGTTGGGCTCCTGTGTTGCGGTGCTGGCGTATGATCCCGATGCCCGGGTGGGCGGCATGGTGCACATTGCTCTGCCCGAATCCAAGGTGAATCCGGAAAAAGCCCGGAAGACTCCAGGCTACTTTGCTGATACGGGATTGCCCAGGCTGGTTGATGAAATGAGAAAGAAGGGGGCGCATCCGAAAAATATCAGAATAAAGCTTGCAGGAGGAGCGAGCATTATGGATGAGAAAAAAACCTTTGATATCGGAAGGAGAAATGTTGTAGCAACGAAGCGCTTTCTCTGGATGAACGGATTGGGGGTAATAAAGGAAGATACCGGCGGCAAGATCAGCCGAACGGTTGCCCTGCATATACAGGACGGAGAGGTGGTTCTCTCCAATGCAAAAAATCAGTGGAATCTCTAG
- a CDS encoding protein-glutamate methylesterase/protein-glutamine glutaminase: protein MSRIRVLVVDDSAMARQIIEKGLSSDPEIEIVGTAADVFQARDLIVYREPDVITLDVEMPKMDGVEFLRRFMPQKPVPVVMVSAMTGPGARITLEALEYGAVDFVLKPSTSFGVGLKEMIDTLIDKVKAASRVDVSSWKNRKVQAPAGSRQRVLVGGTDKILAMGASTGGTVALRQILQAFPADMPGTVIVQHMPPTFTRMFAEKLDEVCKVNVKEAADGDRILRGQVLVAPGARHMEVKRSGGRYEVRLSQGEKVNGHIPSADVLFNSLASSAGGNVLGVILTGMGGDGARGLLEIRKAGGRTLGQDRDSSVVYGMPQVAMELGAVEKQLPLHLMVDGIIQSFQEMQKAEK, encoded by the coding sequence ATGAGCAGGATCCGAGTGTTGGTGGTGGATGATTCCGCCATGGCCCGACAGATCATAGAAAAAGGACTCTCGTCAGATCCGGAAATTGAGATTGTGGGAACCGCCGCAGATGTGTTTCAGGCCAGGGATCTCATCGTATACCGTGAGCCGGATGTGATTACCCTGGATGTGGAGATGCCCAAAATGGACGGTGTGGAATTCCTGCGCCGATTCATGCCCCAGAAGCCGGTTCCCGTGGTGATGGTTTCGGCCATGACAGGGCCCGGGGCCCGGATTACCCTGGAAGCCCTGGAATACGGGGCCGTGGATTTTGTGCTCAAACCGTCCACATCTTTCGGCGTGGGGCTGAAAGAGATGATCGATACCCTTATTGATAAAGTGAAGGCTGCATCCCGGGTCGATGTTTCATCATGGAAGAACCGCAAAGTTCAGGCCCCGGCCGGCAGCCGGCAGAGGGTTCTGGTGGGCGGTACCGATAAAATTCTCGCCATGGGAGCCAGCACCGGCGGCACCGTGGCCCTGCGGCAAATTCTCCAGGCCTTCCCTGCCGATATGCCCGGGACGGTGATCGTACAGCATATGCCGCCGACCTTCACCAGAATGTTCGCGGAAAAGCTGGACGAAGTCTGCAAGGTGAACGTGAAAGAGGCCGCCGACGGCGACCGAATTCTCCGGGGGCAGGTTCTGGTAGCCCCGGGAGCCAGGCACATGGAAGTCAAACGCTCGGGAGGGCGCTATGAAGTGCGGCTCTCCCAAGGCGAGAAAGTGAACGGACATATTCCCTCTGCGGATGTGCTGTTTAATTCATTGGCTTCCAGTGCAGGCGGCAATGTTCTGGGGGTGATCCTCACCGGAATGGGAGGCGATGGCGCACGGGGTCTTCTGGAGATTCGCAAGGCAGGAGGACGAACCCTGGGACAGGACAGGGACAGTTCAGTTGTGTACGGCATGCCCCAGGTGGCCATGGAGCTGGGAGCGGTTGAGAAGCAGCTTCCCCTTCATCTTATGGTGGACGGAATCATACAAAGTTTTCAGGAAATGCAGAAGGCGGAAAAATAG
- a CDS encoding CheR family methyltransferase, producing MSIQKHEFQEISSMVYSNFGIHLTEKKMSLVQGRLNKVLREKGYDSFSRYFQDIKTDDTGMMLIELIDKISTNHTYFFRETGHFELLNSHILNDIDQRFLNGDPAAYRMWCAGCATGEEAYTLAMVLREHFPGLPEKPRHPLILATDISTKALGAAIRGRYEKKKLEMVPNHLVNKYFTAHSDGGYMAKDSLKNLILFKRLNFIDDQFPFKGRFHVIFCRNVMIYFDQDTRRNLVKKFHDFLVPRGYLCIGHSESITRTNTEFEFIAPAAYQRRM from the coding sequence GTGAGCATCCAAAAACATGAATTCCAGGAAATATCCTCAATGGTATACAGCAACTTCGGTATCCATCTTACGGAAAAGAAGATGAGCCTGGTCCAGGGCCGGCTCAACAAGGTGCTCAGGGAAAAGGGGTATGACAGTTTCTCCCGCTATTTTCAGGATATCAAAACCGATGACACCGGCATGATGCTGATTGAACTCATCGATAAAATATCAACCAATCACACATATTTTTTCCGGGAAACAGGACATTTCGAACTTCTTAACTCCCATATTCTCAATGATATCGACCAGCGTTTTCTCAATGGAGATCCCGCAGCGTACCGCATGTGGTGCGCCGGATGTGCCACCGGGGAAGAGGCTTACACCCTGGCGATGGTACTCAGGGAACACTTTCCAGGGCTGCCTGAGAAACCCCGGCATCCCCTGATTCTTGCCACCGATATCAGCACCAAGGCCCTGGGCGCAGCTATCCGGGGGCGGTATGAAAAGAAGAAGCTTGAGATGGTTCCCAACCATCTGGTGAACAAATATTTCACAGCCCACAGCGACGGCGGATATATGGCAAAAGACAGCCTGAAAAATCTCATACTCTTCAAGCGCCTGAATTTTATTGATGATCAATTCCCCTTCAAGGGACGGTTTCATGTGATTTTCTGCCGTAATGTGATGATTTACTTTGACCAGGATACCCGCCGGAATCTGGTAAAGAAATTTCACGACTTTCTGGTACCCCGTGGATATCTCTGTATCGGTCATAGCGAATCAATAACCAGAACCAATACCGAGTTTGAATTTATCGCACCGGCGGCGTATCAGCGGAGGATGTAG
- a CDS encoding chemotaxis protein CheA, with amino-acid sequence MSPNELLAHIKDFEPGDLLAGAEIVDVVNSLDPDSPGSNEISMLRDQIILLATGRANDPRELKDRIIRQLEGSESAAYREPATSPEEGASPPSRASDDEPGISEETEETKDGEDAGESSVDMDVLASFLAEGRNHLDDIEERILSFENSGDRAIVEEIFRAMHTIKGVSSFLDLPRIQSLSHSMEYLLEDLRLGQISMDADLADLLLEGTDLLAAQLDEIQEWYDAQNGKPAKTIPGSTLPVDGIIARLESRRARAPGDPEDAGHTAGSTSGGKTSGTAPADAPFHIFTPSPPVIPEGYGELFDEQMLGGFISESSDLLDRVENGLLNLEPGEDASESIDEAFRAIHTVKGNAGFFQYADAETLCMDLESFLDTFRGSGKTLEQDDISIVLKTVDAIRSGLVLPRESTAAAAEIPTAYGSAGPGTSAERSDGSPGEREPTSAATGASPGDSRFQQENIELGQILIDMKLVEQEQVDEALQQQDMKVGEILVQKGLVKESDIAAALERQGKQVPAEKQLAKGKKHARQDIRVDTGRLDRLFNLVGELITAESMVLHNEDLEGLNLENFNRAAGSLNKITREIQELTMSIRMIPLDGLFNKMRRLVRDLSRKFSKDIHLHISGEDTEMDRNVIDEISDPLVHIIRNAIDHGIETAADRRSSGKNGAGNLTLSARYEGNEIWISIIDDGKGLNRRKILDKGLEKGIIADQGDDLGDEEVFNLIFEPGFSTAAQLSEISGRGVGMDVVKKNIEKLRGKVSISSVEGEGTEFILKIPLTLAIIDGIVFTVQDSLFSLPLTDIIEFHNPRSSELVQTETGRYVLKIRNELFPVVDLVSFYELGDGDPESEPAELDNGIMIITQAHQQKIAIRVDGIMGNYQQVLKALPEYMGDVRAVSGCSIMGSGEVCLIIDSAALIKANLE; translated from the coding sequence ATGAGTCCGAACGAGCTGCTTGCACACATAAAAGATTTTGAACCCGGTGATCTTCTTGCGGGAGCGGAGATTGTAGATGTCGTGAACAGTCTCGACCCGGACAGTCCCGGGAGCAATGAGATAAGTATGCTCAGGGATCAGATCATTCTCCTTGCCACCGGCAGAGCGAATGATCCCCGTGAACTGAAAGACCGGATCATCCGCCAGCTGGAGGGATCTGAAAGCGCTGCGTACCGTGAACCCGCCACATCCCCCGAAGAAGGGGCGTCCCCTCCTTCCCGGGCTTCCGATGATGAGCCCGGAATTTCCGAAGAAACCGAAGAAACCAAAGACGGCGAAGACGCCGGAGAATCGTCTGTTGATATGGACGTACTCGCGTCTTTTCTGGCTGAGGGCAGAAATCATCTGGATGATATAGAAGAGCGAATTCTCAGCTTTGAAAACAGCGGAGACCGTGCCATTGTTGAGGAGATCTTCCGGGCAATGCACACCATCAAAGGGGTTTCCTCCTTTCTGGATCTTCCGCGGATTCAGAGCCTTTCCCACAGCATGGAATATCTTCTGGAGGATTTACGCCTGGGCCAGATATCCATGGATGCGGATCTGGCGGATCTTCTCCTTGAGGGAACCGATCTTCTTGCTGCTCAGTTGGATGAAATCCAGGAATGGTATGATGCACAAAACGGAAAGCCTGCGAAAACCATACCCGGCAGCACATTGCCTGTGGACGGTATTATCGCAAGGCTTGAGTCCCGGAGGGCCCGGGCCCCGGGTGATCCGGAAGATGCCGGTCATACGGCCGGAAGTACATCCGGAGGGAAAACGAGCGGTACTGCACCGGCGGATGCTCCGTTTCATATTTTCACACCGTCGCCGCCGGTCATTCCCGAAGGATATGGGGAGCTTTTTGACGAACAGATGCTTGGAGGGTTTATCTCCGAGAGCAGCGATCTTCTTGATCGGGTGGAAAACGGTCTGCTGAATCTGGAGCCTGGAGAGGATGCCTCGGAATCCATCGATGAGGCGTTCCGGGCCATCCATACGGTGAAGGGCAATGCCGGATTCTTCCAGTATGCCGATGCGGAAACCCTCTGCATGGATCTGGAAAGCTTCCTGGACACCTTCCGGGGTTCCGGGAAGACTCTGGAGCAGGACGACATCTCTATTGTTCTGAAAACCGTGGATGCCATCCGCAGCGGTCTGGTTCTTCCCCGGGAATCAACTGCTGCTGCTGCTGAAATCCCGACTGCCTACGGTTCGGCCGGCCCTGGAACATCAGCTGAGCGCTCTGACGGAAGCCCCGGAGAACGGGAGCCGACGTCTGCAGCAACCGGGGCCTCCCCCGGAGATAGCCGATTTCAGCAGGAGAATATCGAACTGGGTCAAATCCTGATCGATATGAAGCTGGTGGAGCAGGAGCAGGTGGATGAAGCCCTTCAGCAGCAGGATATGAAAGTTGGGGAGATACTTGTTCAGAAGGGGCTTGTGAAAGAGTCGGACATAGCCGCAGCCCTGGAGCGTCAGGGAAAACAGGTTCCCGCTGAAAAGCAGCTTGCAAAGGGAAAGAAACATGCCCGGCAGGATATCCGGGTGGACACCGGCAGACTTGACAGATTGTTCAACCTGGTGGGTGAACTGATCACCGCCGAGTCCATGGTTCTGCATAACGAAGATCTGGAAGGGCTTAACCTGGAAAATTTCAACCGGGCTGCGGGATCCCTGAATAAAATCACCCGGGAAATACAGGAATTAACCATGTCCATCAGGATGATTCCCCTGGATGGGCTTTTCAATAAAATGCGCAGACTGGTGAGGGACCTCAGCCGGAAATTTTCCAAAGATATCCATCTGCATATCAGCGGTGAAGATACGGAGATGGACAGAAATGTGATCGATGAAATATCCGATCCCCTGGTTCATATTATCCGCAATGCAATTGACCATGGCATTGAAACCGCCGCCGATCGCCGCAGCAGTGGAAAGAATGGAGCAGGAAACCTTACTCTATCGGCCCGCTATGAAGGCAATGAGATCTGGATCTCAATTATCGATGACGGTAAGGGATTGAATCGCCGGAAAATCCTGGACAAAGGCCTGGAGAAGGGGATTATTGCCGATCAGGGCGATGATCTCGGCGATGAAGAGGTGTTCAATCTCATATTCGAGCCCGGGTTCTCCACTGCCGCTCAGCTGTCGGAAATTTCCGGCAGAGGCGTGGGAATGGATGTGGTGAAAAAAAATATCGAGAAACTCAGAGGGAAGGTGAGTATCAGCTCGGTGGAAGGAGAAGGGACAGAGTTCATTTTAAAAATCCCCCTCACTCTGGCCATTATCGACGGCATTGTGTTCACCGTTCAGGACTCTCTGTTTTCTCTTCCACTCACCGACATTATTGAGTTTCACAATCCCCGATCCTCTGAGCTGGTGCAGACCGAAACGGGCCGCTACGTGCTGAAGATCAGGAACGAACTGTTTCCGGTTGTTGATCTGGTCTCTTTTTATGAACTGGGAGATGGGGATCCGGAGTCAGAACCTGCAGAGTTGGATAACGGAATCATGATCATCACCCAGGCTCATCAGCAGAAAATCGCCATCCGGGTAGACGGCATTATGGGTAACTATCAGCAGGTTCTTAAAGCGCTGCCCGAATACATGGGAGATGTGCGGGCGGTTTCCGGCTGCAGCATTATGGGCAGCGGCGAAGTCTGTCTGATCATCGACAGCGCAGCGTTGATCAAAGCGAATCTTGAGTAG
- a CDS encoding response regulator, translating to MTVVCVDDSATIRMLVKKSLEKNGFLVRDAQDGQDALNKLNEDPDADLFIVDVNMPNMDGFSFVREIKKDDRFSSKPVIFLTTEAGADKKQAGKELGVNGWMVKPFEEQSLLKIINMFTSS from the coding sequence ATGACAGTTGTATGTGTTGATGATTCGGCCACCATCAGGATGCTGGTGAAAAAATCTCTTGAGAAGAACGGGTTTCTGGTGAGAGATGCCCAGGACGGACAGGATGCCCTGAACAAGCTCAATGAAGATCCCGATGCAGACCTTTTTATTGTGGATGTGAATATGCCCAATATGGACGGGTTTTCCTTCGTCCGGGAGATCAAGAAAGACGACCGTTTCTCCTCCAAACCTGTCATTTTTCTCACCACCGAGGCGGGAGCTGACAAAAAACAGGCCGGGAAAGAACTGGGGGTGAATGGTTGGATGGTGAAACCCTTTGAAGAGCAATCGCTGCTGAAGATTATTAATATGTTCACGTCATCCTGA
- a CDS encoding methyl-accepting chemotaxis protein, with the protein MVIIALGSVLLLSNLLLLFFGGTFFQLIPSAASAILIFLALREYRRRHQAGERAHSSPEGHMDMKAHGDAHELPPEYGPGHSRRWDPSDNTGVNGSASSAALSDTSAALSVIKDTPGPEDSPGEQSGEAWRKALEEFTVLSRLLEITSGSTRSLAGLMDNSSEGSTASAIEQVFTIADQSHDVSRNISELLMNINSGDQSLEKNIQGLTEELALNDQLSSEFHLIQKNLQEIVRDMQETRKTVNGFASEMNEIAEQTNILAINTAIEAARAGEAGRGFAVIASEIQKLAGTSQEFVGKLNTVMINSVKESGARLDRQNEVIQSSIERMENNQQELHKMIQILNSQNQGVQEGVGLIQGLSDTVTSSLDSIIRDLQYQDAGSQILSHIVSIVELFRDELELSTSKIRKNEADEGDLQHEERVRNFHSMIASLLTVKEEYSVLGLEFKEDEASGKDPELSGDVTLF; encoded by the coding sequence ATGGTGATAATCGCACTCGGCTCAGTTTTGCTTCTCTCGAATCTGCTCCTTCTGTTCTTCGGAGGAACCTTCTTTCAGCTCATTCCTTCTGCAGCAAGCGCTATTCTGATATTTCTTGCCCTAAGAGAATACCGCCGTAGACATCAGGCGGGAGAGAGGGCACACAGTTCTCCGGAAGGTCATATGGATATGAAGGCTCACGGGGATGCTCATGAGCTGCCGCCGGAGTACGGTCCCGGGCATTCCCGGCGATGGGACCCTTCTGACAATACCGGAGTGAACGGTTCAGCGTCATCTGCCGCTCTGTCTGACACATCTGCCGCTCTGTCTGTCATAAAAGATACCCCGGGCCCGGAAGATTCTCCGGGGGAGCAGTCCGGGGAGGCATGGCGGAAGGCCCTGGAGGAATTCACCGTTCTCTCCCGTCTGCTGGAGATTACTTCGGGTTCAACCAGAAGTCTTGCAGGACTCATGGATAATTCTTCGGAGGGTTCAACCGCCTCGGCCATTGAGCAGGTATTTACCATAGCCGATCAAAGCCACGATGTGAGCAGAAATATCAGCGAACTTCTTATGAACATCAACAGCGGCGACCAAAGCCTTGAAAAAAATATTCAGGGATTAACCGAGGAACTGGCCCTGAACGATCAGCTGAGCAGCGAATTCCATCTCATACAGAAGAACCTCCAGGAAATTGTCCGGGATATGCAAGAAACCCGGAAGACTGTAAACGGCTTCGCCAGTGAAATGAATGAGATTGCCGAGCAGACCAATATTCTGGCCATTAACACCGCCATAGAAGCCGCCCGGGCCGGAGAAGCGGGAAGGGGCTTTGCGGTGATCGCCTCGGAAATTCAGAAGCTTGCGGGAACCAGCCAGGAATTCGTAGGGAAGCTGAATACGGTGATGATCAACTCGGTGAAGGAATCCGGCGCCCGGCTGGACCGTCAGAACGAGGTAATTCAGAGTTCAATCGAACGAATGGAGAACAACCAGCAGGAGCTCCACAAAATGATTCAAATTCTGAACAGTCAGAACCAGGGTGTTCAGGAGGGTGTGGGGCTGATCCAGGGCTTATCGGACACGGTCACCTCGTCCCTGGATTCCATTATCCGGGATCTGCAATATCAGGATGCGGGTTCCCAGATTCTCAGCCATATTGTGTCCATCGTGGAGTTATTCAGGGATGAGCTTGAACTGAGTACATCCAAGATCCGGAAAAATGAGGCTGACGAGGGTGATCTGCAGCATGAGGAGAGGGTTCGGAACTTTCACTCGATGATTGCATCCCTTCTCACTGTGAAAGAAGAATACTCGGTGCTGGGGCTTGAATTCAAGGAAGATGAAGCAAGCGGTAAAGATCCTGAGCTCAGCGGCGATGTAACGCTGTTCTGA
- a CDS encoding AAA family ATPase yields the protein MTRIIPIASGKGGVGKTLISASLGHLIASRGHTVVLVDLDLGGANLHSCVGVPNNNPGIGNYINGSVSNLEDLIVDTRYSRLYFIPGDQMIPGAANLPYYRKVGIIRDLGRLVADYVILDLGAGASYNTVDFFLSSPRGIVVTSAEPTAILNAYGFVKAACYRLILRAFPRKSPERQRVHEYLSSRIEGSQLSFNGLLRELGSISTESENHARELMEGLGYRVIINMGRSGDDIDLGARLRQVTRKNVGISLEYIGYVPRYEDSYKSILSKKPLSAFDPECPASVSLGHIAGRIIKGNDLAQPGLYDADEDLDGLKDELEQIAAGP from the coding sequence ATGACCCGGATAATTCCCATCGCAAGCGGCAAGGGCGGAGTTGGTAAAACGCTGATCTCCGCTTCCCTGGGACATCTCATTGCCAGCAGGGGCCACACCGTTGTTCTGGTTGATCTTGACCTGGGCGGGGCCAATCTTCACAGCTGTGTGGGTGTTCCCAACAATAACCCGGGAATAGGAAACTACATCAATGGCAGTGTATCCAATCTGGAAGATCTGATTGTGGACACCCGGTATTCCCGGCTCTATTTTATTCCCGGAGATCAGATGATACCCGGCGCTGCCAATCTTCCCTATTACCGGAAGGTGGGAATTATCAGGGATTTGGGCAGACTGGTTGCCGATTATGTCATTCTGGATCTGGGCGCCGGCGCTTCCTATAATACCGTGGACTTTTTTTTGTCGTCTCCCCGGGGGATTGTGGTCACCAGTGCGGAACCCACCGCCATTCTCAACGCCTACGGTTTTGTGAAAGCGGCCTGCTACCGGCTGATACTCCGGGCATTCCCCCGGAAAAGCCCCGAGCGGCAACGGGTTCATGAGTATCTCAGTTCCCGAATTGAAGGATCGCAGCTGAGCTTCAACGGTTTGCTCAGGGAGCTGGGCAGCATATCCACTGAATCGGAAAACCATGCACGGGAACTCATGGAAGGACTGGGGTACAGGGTGATTATCAATATGGGGCGATCAGGTGATGATATTGATCTCGGAGCCCGTCTGCGTCAGGTTACCCGGAAAAATGTGGGGATCAGCCTGGAGTACATCGGGTATGTTCCCCGGTATGAGGATAGTTATAAATCCATTCTATCAAAAAAACCCTTAAGCGCATTCGACCCTGAATGCCCCGCCTCGGTGAGCCTGGGTCACATTGCAGGAAGAATCATTAAAGGCAATGATCTCGCCCAGCCAGGCCTGTATGATGCGGATGAAGATCTGGACGGTCTGAAAGATGAACTTGAACAGATAGCAGCCGGACCTTGA
- a CDS encoding chemotaxis protein CheW → MSDIKQTKRENDDEMFLVDDDDDSTQQNKYLLFQLGEEAYGLNIMTVTDIIELQKITKVPDLPDFIRGIINLRGRIIPVMDLRIRFNMPEREYDDRTCIIIVGLDQGSIGFIVDTVNEVQDILPKDIDPPPSFKSGSVRERYIQGLGKVQDQVKILLDVEKVVGNEELLDAEQYENIDA, encoded by the coding sequence ATGTCGGATATCAAACAGACCAAACGTGAAAATGATGATGAAATGTTTCTGGTGGATGACGACGATGATTCTACCCAACAGAATAAATATCTTCTGTTTCAACTGGGTGAGGAAGCCTACGGTCTCAATATAATGACCGTGACGGATATCATCGAACTGCAGAAAATCACCAAAGTTCCCGATCTGCCGGATTTCATCCGGGGAATCATAAACCTCCGGGGAAGAATTATTCCGGTAATGGATTTACGGATCCGGTTCAACATGCCTGAGAGAGAGTATGATGACAGGACCTGCATTATTATTGTGGGGCTGGATCAGGGATCCATCGGGTTTATCGTGGATACCGTGAATGAAGTGCAGGACATCCTCCCCAAGGACATTGATCCGCCCCCTTCTTTCAAGTCGGGGAGCGTTCGGGAACGTTACATTCAGGGACTGGGAAAAGTTCAGGATCAGGTGAAAATTCTTCTTGATGTGGAAAAAGTAGTAGGAAACGAGGAACTTCTTGATGCCGAGCAGTACGAAAATATCGACGCTTGA